In Lentibacillus sp. JNUCC-1, the genomic window AATTGGGTTACAGGCTAAAGTTTCTCGAATTGGGTACTTCCAAAATGTCAGCGCAAATGCCAATAGAGAAAGGCGTATCGCAAACAAGGGGAGATGTAGCTCGAATCTTATCGGACGGGCAGAGGAGGATTATGAAACTATGATTAACATGAAATCAATCATTCTGTCTGCCCTCGAAAACAACGCATCCCTTGTTAGTGTTATTGATTCATACAATGGATACCCGGCTATTTTTCCTAATAAATCACCCACCAACCAAGACTTTGATAATTATGTTACTTACCAACTCATAAATAATGTAAATGTTGATTATGGAGATAACAAGGCGATCAGAGAGTACATTCATTTCCAAGTATCTGGGTTTGTCAGAAATGCATCAACAACAACGATTGGTCAAGAGATATCGAACTCTATGGAATCAATTGGTTTTTATCGTACCTATATCGGAGAGATTTACGAATCCGATACAGGTTATACACACGTTTCCACACGATGGAAAACGAAGATCAGAAAGGGGAATAAATAATGTATCAAACAGGTTTAAAGAATTTTCACTTTGCGCCGCTTACAAGCGATGACGACACTGGAACGGTATACGACACTCCTTCCAAATTGTCAGAGGCAGTATCAGCATCCGTCGAACCCAACACAGCCACAGGGCGTCATTTTGGTGATAATGAGGTTGTGGCCACAGCCAGTAAACTTAATTATGTAACAGTTAATATCGACATGACCACGTTAACGGCTGAGGATGAAGCGTTATTGCTGGGAAAGACACTTGATGACGATGGCGTTCTTAAAGAAAAGGGCGGAAAACCTCCATACGGCGCCTTTGGATTTGAGGTCACGATGGATGACGGATCTAGTGAGTTCTGGTGGTTGTTAAAGGGAAAGTTCCAAGAGCCCACGCGGTCCCAGAACACTGAAACTGATTCGATTGAATTCGGAACGCCTTCAATGTCTGGCGAATTCATCCGAAGAAAATCGGACAAAGAATGGAAGTTTGTTGGCAATGAATCTAACACAGGGTTCACATCTGGGGGAACTTGGTTTGATAAAGTATATGAAAAGCCGGTGGGTCCCTAATATTATTACGACACACTTTATTTAAAAGAGCGGTTCATTCCGCTCTTTTTACATATCTATTGGAGGTGTAATTATGGATAAAGGGCTCAAGAGAGACCTACAACACGAACCCGAAGAAGTTATCATAACTCTCGACAAGGAAAGAACGTTTCGACTTGATCTGAACGCTTATTTTGAAATCGACATGCTATATGAAGATAAGCAAAAAACATACCACCACGTGGAAGCCGATCTGCTACAAATGCGCCCATATGCTGTACGTGCATTTTTGTGGGCAGGTTTACTGCATGAGGACCCCGAATTAACACTCGAAGAAGTCGGAAAACACATCGACATACACAATATCCAAGAATACGCAACAGTTATTTATGAAATCATACTAGGCGATCAACCCGAAACAAAACCTCAAGAAGAAAATAAAGCTAAAAAAAAATAAAATGGCAGCATCATGATTGGGAATTAATGTTTGCATTTTACACGGAAATTTTAAAAAAGGACGAACAAGAATTTTGGATATTAAGTATGAGGCGACTGATCGCTCTATTTGAAATGAGAGATAGACGTGATAAACGAATGAAACAAGAAAAAGAAAAGGCGAAACAACAAAATGCGCTTGCCCAAATGCGGGCGTTGTAAAAGGCAGGTGAGAACATGGCAAAAGACGTTATCGCTGATTTAGTCGCGCAAATATCCATTGACGGTACTCAATTTCAAAAGGGTATGGGCCAAGTTAACCGACAACTAAAAACTGTGCAAGAAGAACTTAAATCTGCTCGTAGTCGATTCCGTCAGACAGGTGATGCAACTGATTTACTTGGCAATAGGCAAACAGCGTTGTCCGGTAAACTACAACTGCAAAAAACAAGATTAGATCTGTTGAAGCGCGCATATGAGGAATCTAAGAATTCAACAGATCAATATTCGAGCCGTACACAAGGGCTTGCAACGCAACTTGAAAAAGCCAAACGTGAGTTATCCGAAACAGAACACGAATTGGAACAGGTAAATCGAGAGCTTGCTGCAGGTAAGTGGAAACAATACGGAGAGCAATTAGACAATGCTGGAAGGAAACTTCAAAACGCCGGACGTAGCATGTCGCAGTTCGGTAAGTCCTACACAACAAGAGTAACAGCCCCTATCTTAGCTGGTGGAGCGGCTGTTTTTAAATTGGCTTCTGATTGGGAGGCCAGTTGGGTGGGCGTCGAAAAGGTTATAGATGGAACTGACGATCAACTATTAACTTTGCGCGACAATTTAAGAGGCATGACAAAAGAAATGCCTGCTACTCACAAAGAGATTGCTAATGTTGCCGCTTCAGCTGGTCAGTTGGGCATCGAGACAGAGAACATTGAAGAATTTTCAAAGGTCATGCTTAATTTGGGCGTAGCTACTAATATGACAGCGGACCAGGCAGCGACGTCCCTAGCTAGACTTGCTAACATCACGAACATGTCGGCGGATGATTATGACCGATTAGGCGCGACAATCGTCGGCTTAGGAAATAATCTCGCTACAACTGAACAAGAAATCGTAGATATGGGATTGCGATTGGCCGGTGCTGGAGATCAAATTGGTTTAACTCAACACCAAACGCTGGCATTTGCTGGCGCTTTGTCTAGCGTCGGTATTGCGGCTGAAGCTGGTGGTTCTGCATTTTCTAAAGTTATGGTTAATATGCAACTTGCCGCAGAAAAGGGCGGCGAAGAACTTGATGCGTTCGCGAAAGTCGCCGGTGTGTCTGCTGAAGATTTCAGAAAATCATTCCAAGAAGATGCTGCAGGAGCGATGATCACATTCATCGAAGGTCTTTCCACGGCAGAAGAACGTGGACTGTCAGCTATTGGAATTCTTGATGATATGGGAATATCCGAGGTGCGCATGCGTGATGCGTTATTGCGAGCCGCCGGAGCAAGCGACCTGTTTGCTGAATCCCTTGACATCGGGTCAAAGTCTTGGGAAGAAAACCTTGCGCTGACCGAAGAAGCGGAAAAACGCTATGGAACAACAGAGTCACAATTAAAGATACTCTTGAACCGTATCAAAGATATAGGAATCACGTTAGGCAACGCATTAATACCTGCTGTCATGGATGCGCTAGATGCCGCGGAACCTTTGATTGATAAAATTGAATCGGGCGCTCAAGCGTTTGCTGACATGTCCGAAGAAGAACAACGCACAGTGTTGAAAACCATCGCTCTTGTAGCAGCAGCCGGCCCTGCTATTATGGTTATGGGTAACTTGACAACAGCTGTGGGTGGGGTTGCTAGAGCGGCTGGGTTGCTATCGAAAACTCTTGGTGTTGTTCGCGGTGCTGGATTGCTTGCTAGATTGGGAGGTCTCAGCGTCGCGGGCCCTGTCGGTTTAGCAATCGCAGGTGTCGGAGGTCTGGTGTATGCCATCACAAAGTTAACCGATGACAGTCTTGATTTGCACGATGTTAATTATGACGTGATCAGCAGTGTTAAAGATGAGATTGAAGCAATCGACGATTTGACTGGTCGTTTTGATGAGTTGCAAAACAAGAATCGTCTCTCAACTGATGAAATGATGCGCTATATGGATGTGTTAACTGAATTAGAAAGCGCACAAGCTGCTGATAAAATCAAAGCACTTACAGAGGAACAGGAAAAATTACTCGAAAAATCCGGTCTTACCAATAAAGAAATGGACGAGTTTTTAAATTTGAACGATCAGGTGATTGAAAAATCTCCCGATACCACACAGTCGATCAGCGAACAAGGTAATGCTTATGCGGAAAACACACAAGCCCTTAAAGACCTCAACGAAGAAAAGCGGAAAGAACTTCTCATCAATGCCGAAAGAGAATTGATCAACGCTTTGGAAAATGAAGTTAAATTAATTGAACGTGAAAAAGAACTTACACAAGAAGTTCGTGACATTAATAATGAGATTGAGGAAAACAAGCGCAGACGCATTGAAGTGGGCAACTTGTTAAACGTTGAATCAGAGAAACTAAGAGATATTCAACAAAAAATAAACGAATACGAATATGACGGCACTCAAGAGTCCATGCGCAAAAAAGAAAACCTGGAAATGCAAAAGCGCGAACAAATGGAAATTGTTAATGAGATCCGTAATGAAAACGAACAACTTGACCACACTTACGATGCGCTGGTTAATAAGCTCAATAAAAAAGGTGAAGACCTAGATGTCACCCGTGAAGAAATGCGAGAGATAGACACGCTTAAATACCAATATGAAAACCTCATCTTATCTCAGGCCGACATCACTGCTGAAAAAGGCAAAGGTATCGAGAAAATAGAACAAGAAATAGAAAAGGTCAAACAGGCAAAAAAGGAACTTGATAACCAATTTAAAGGACAAAAGAAAAACACTGAGGCTTATCGAGATCAAAACCGAGACTTGAATACGCAATTATCCAGGCTCGAAACCGCAAGGGGAAAACTCAGTGACATCAACGAACTTGCTGGTCAGACTGTGTACGACAAGCGTGTTGACATAAAACCTAACCCGTCAATCAGTAGGTTTAACCAACAAATTGGTTCTGCTGTCGCCAAACGTGTAACGTTGCATACGGCAGGTGCGGGTATTGCCCCCATGTATGCCGAGGGTACAGACAGTCACCCTGGCGGCCCAGCAATAGCTGGGGAGTTAGGTCCTGAATTAGCGAGGCATAACAATAAATGGGCCATGCTTGATTTTGGATTGTATGATTTGCCAAGACGAACTCAAGTTTTCACACATGATGATACCAAACGTATGTTGGGCGCTTTGAACAATATCCCCGCATATGCCGGTGGGGTAGGAACAACCGGAAAAGCTGATCAGTTCATTAAAGACTTGCAACCACGGCAAATGCAAGGCGAAGTTACTATCTATACCACTGTCGTAAACGAAATGGACGGCAGGGAATTAAGCAGACGAACTTATAAGCACACACAAGAGTTCATTGATCGAGACAAGAAAAGGGAGGGGGATTTTGCATAATGGATAAAGAAATCATGAAAGGTTTAATTCACATGCTGACGAACAGGGTTGAACGATTAGAAGATATGGTGGATGCACTCGCCGAAGAAAGACGAAGTGCATCCAGAGACGCTTTTTATGAATCGAAAGAGTACTTCAACAAAGAGTTAAGAGAACTGGATAAGTTTATCTGAAGCTCCTCTTAACTTTCTCATCTCTTTCATAATGCTCAATCACGTCTTTCCATATTCGTTTTGAAAGGGTTCTTGAATCAAGAACTTGATTGAGTATGTCAGATATGGCATTTTCCAATTCAGGGTTGTCCACACCGTGTTTTGAGAACGCCTCTTTGACGTTATTTTGAATATCGTCCATTTTTATCACCTCCCTTCAACCTACAATGTTCGACAGGGAAGTTATATATTCCTTCAAGAAAGGAGGAAACGCATGAAATCCTTAAAATTTAACAGCATTAAGAAACCATGGATCTATCTGCTGAAAGGCAGACAAAAAGCCCCTTTTGCGGCGATGAGACGAAATACAATTACAGTTATGGGCATGCCGGGCGCGCACTTAACAAGTACGGAAATAGACCCTATCGTCATTAGACAGCCTGTGGGATTTGTCGTAAATGATGACGAACACGAATTGCAGATTAAGGATGAGTTAGCATCTTGGCTGTACACTGAAGAACCTGTGCCACTGGAGTTTGATGACGAGCCTGGACGCACATATTATGCAGTCGTTCAAAATACATTGAGTGACTTTGAAAAATTTGCAGAGTTAAGGCAAGGAACGGTTGAATTTCTGATATTGGATCCCTATGGTTACGGCCCAGAAGAAACCGAAACTTTCACAGCAGACACCACCATGATCATCAACCCAGGCACAGCACCCGCAGACCCGATATTCGAGTTAGAAGTGCTGCAACCCGTCACATTCGCAATGATCAGCAATGGCGATCAATACAACATGATCGGGGAGCCTTTGGATGTGGAAAGTCAGTCGCCATTTCAAAAATATGAACGCGTATTTCATTCATCCGGAAACAATTTAACGGGGTGGACAACCGCAAGCGCGGGCGAGGTTGATGGCATCATTGCGGGAGAAATGACAACGGACGGAAGCGTGTTTAAAGCGGCGGACTATGGAACAGGTGAATCATGGCACGGCCCGGCGATCAGGGCGACGCTGCCGAGCACTTTGAAAAACTTCTGCGTGGAAGCTAAAGTCAAGTTTATGAATGGCGACAGCAAGGACATCGGACGCGTGGAAGTTTATATGCTGGATGCAGTCGGCAATCAAATCTGCAAAATGGCTCTGAAAGATACAGTCGGCGGTCGATCTGAAACGTTTGGAGAGGCACGTGTTGGCAACAGCGAGGACAACGAGTTTTTAATATCGAAAAGCAATAACGGCCCCGATCATCCATGGACGTGGAACGAGTTCGAGGGCGTTTTGCGTATCGAAAGAGACAAAGATTTATGGACTGCCTATATCGCGAAAGTCGATCCTGTGACAGGCAAGCACCATTCAAGACGATCAGTATCTATGCCGGACTATGAGGGTAAATACTTGCAATCCGTGGCGCAGGTGGTTGTACATGTTGCTCAAAACGGAGATTATCAAACGCCAGTGCAGGCCATTGACGAGGTGTCTGTTTACAAGATTAATTTAGCGGATTTAGGCATCCCTTATATTGCCGATGCAGGGGATACGATCACGTTTGACCATGAGAGTGATGAGCTGCTCATTAATGGTGAGAACTTTAAGAGCCGGCATGCTTTTGGTGGGCAGTTTTTTGAGTTGGAATCAGGCAATAACCAACTAGTCGTACATCCGGAAAGCAGCTTTAATGCATCTGTTAAATATAGACCACGGTACAGGTAGGAGGTGAACAATCTATGACAATCATACACATCACAGACGGTCAATCCAACAAGATACTAGATTTTATCACAGCACCGAATATCCTAGACAACAACCACCGTAAATCGCTTAAAGACAACCTTGAAACATTCGATTTTGAAACATTCGGCGACAGATCGTTTTCCGGACATCTCGGACAGTTAAACCGGGTCATCATTCCCGAAGAGGACGGCGCGTATCAAGAGTTTGTCATCCACGAATCAGGTAAATATCACGGTGCCGACGGATTAAAAGCCGAGGTGTTTTCTAACGCAAGCTATTTGCTCCTGAAACAAGCCAAGGTCATCGATCCAAACAAGACATCTGCCCTGACTGCCGAGCAACACGCCGCAGAATTTCTATCTGGAACCGAATGGAAGCCGGGGAATGTCGTATTTAAAGGCGTGCGCACACTCACGTTTGAGAAGCACACGAATCCTTTTGCGGCTTTGAAAAAGATGGCGAGGGAGTTTGGGCTAGAACTAAAATTCCGTGTCGAAATCAAGGGCGGTCGTATTGTTGGCAGGTATGTAGACTTGGTTGAGCGTATCGGCAAGTGGCGCGGGCGTGAGGTTGAGTTTGGCAAGGATTTAGCCAAGATTAAGCGGATTGAAAAGACTGATAATATCGTCACCGCACTGAAAGGTATCGGCCCCGAACGTGATGACGGCTCTCGCCTTGAAGTTATTGTTGAGGATAAAGACGCTCTTGCTCGGTGGGGCAGAAATGGTCAACATCTGATCGAGGTGTACGAGCCACAGTCCACCGACCAGGGCATGACCGAGGAGCAGCTGATCCAATACACTAGGACAGAATTAAACAAGCGCATTAATGCCGTGGTGGAATACGAGGCGGAGATTATCGACCTTGAAAATATGCTAGGATACGAGCATGAGAGGATACGCCATGGCGACACGATCAGGATTAAGGATACGAGCTTTGAGCCGCCCCTCTATCTCGAGGCACGTGTGCATCTGCAGGATAGGGACATCAAAGCTGAGGATAGAAAGACCGTACAGCTTGGAGACTATGTGGAATATACCGAGGATGAAGTCAATGCTATTTGGAAACAATTTCGTGATCAAATTCGCGACAAAATCAGCAATGCCGAGCTTATCGAATACACGTACAACAAGCTGACCATTGATGATAAGGACGAGGTTGTGTTTGAGGAAGGAAAAACATTCGCACAGCTCCGGGCGGATAAAGCACAAGAGGCAGCTGAAGCAGTTGCCGTGGCAAAAGCGGAACTCGCTGAAACGGAAGCAAAAGCATACGCCGATGGTGAAGTCTCGAAAGAAGAAGCGCGAGCAATTGAGGACGCCGAACAGAAGCTGAAAGAAGCCAAAAAAGACGCTGAACAGAAAGCGCAAGCTGCAGAAAATGCGGCAATTGGATACACGGAAGATTATGCGGAGAAAAAGCGCATTGAATCTAACGCCCCACCCGCTGATCAATCAGCACTATGGATTGACACTTCTATTACGCCGAACGTCATTAAAAGGCATGACGGCATATCGTGGATTAAGTTAAGCCCCACAGAAGCCGCGGAAATTGGCGCGGAAACTCCTGACGGTGCGCAGTCTAAAGCAGATGGCGCAGAATCCAGTGCTAAGGGATATGCTGACAGCCAAGATGGCATTTTAAAAACAGCTGTAGAAGGCTATGCGGATACTGTTTCTGGTCAAGCTGAATCTAACGCGAAGTCACACGCTGATACAGTCTCACAACAAGCCGAGACACGCGCCAAGAACTATGCGGTAGCCAAGACTGTTTACGATAATAAGATGACCGAGATCGCGAATGATCTAAGCGACAAAGCGGGCATTTCTTATGTCGATGGACAGCTACAACTTAAACAGGGCGCCATACCTCAACAACCAACAGCCCCATCTAGTCCAAGCGTTGGCATGTTGTGGCTTGATACATCTAAGATACCTAACATAATGAAGCGTTATACAGGAACTGGGTGGGATAAGGCTTCACCTACTGAAGCGGGTGAGGTCGGATCTTATACGATTGCAGAGATCGACAACAAGATTAATAATGTCGTTAGTGTGACCGAATATAATGCGGATATGGACGGAGTTGTCAGTCGGCTGGATACCCAATCAACGCAGATCGGGCAGAACGAAACTGCTATAGGATTAAAAGCCAATCAGTCGGAAGTCGATACGATTAGCGGGAAGGTGTCGGACAACAGTGCTGCCTTGACCGTACAGGCAGATGAGATTGCTAGTAAGGTCGATTCGACAACTTACACTAGTGGGATTAAGGACGCAAAAAGCCACGCCGACAGTGCGGCAAGTAGTGCTGAATCGGCAGCGAAATCTCATGCGGATACGAAGGCAAGTCAGGCGGAAGAGAACGCAAAGGGGTACACGGATAAATCCTTAACTATAGAAGATTATCCAGGAACAATGAAAGCCTTTAATAACCTAGCATCGTTAGCATCCCGGAGTTCGAGTACAAAAGGGGTAATGCTCATAAAAACTCCTATTGACCGTAGGGTTATGACGAGAGTTAAAATAAGTGGTTATAATTATCGCACAGATAACTCGGATGTAGATTTAACAATCTCTTTCTATAACTACACTACTTCTATACTAAATCATTCGTACCAAAACACCGGGACTAAATCGATTGACAAAGTTAGGATAGGCAGAGATGCAAACGATAGAGTGGTTATTATTCTAGGACTTGACTCTACTTTATGGAAATATCCGGCGTTCACAGTAGATAAAGCTATTATGTCTTACTCTACAGCCCCCGATAGTTATAAAGATGGATGGGATATGGAAATATCGGCAAGCATCCCGAAAGACATTACGAAAATTACAACCGTAAAAGGTTCTGATTATGATTCAAGAGTCGAAAAAGCCGAAACATCCATCACACAAAACGCCAATGCGATCACACAACGCGCAACCAAAACGGAATTAAACACGTTGACCGGGCGAGTATCCGATGCTGAATCGAGTATCACGCAAAATGCGAATAAAATAACGTCTAAAGTTTCACAGACGGACTTCAATACACTGTCTGGGCGCGTCTCAACCGCAGAATCCGAAATCATCCAAAACGCCGACAGCATCAAGACGAAAGTCACCGACAGTGAAGCCCGTTCCATTTTCACGCAAGAGGCTAACAGTTTTACGTTTGATGCTGACCAGATTAATTTCACTGGGCATGTGTTTGGGGAGGATGCGACTTTTGCAGGGGACCTTGTTGGCAACACATTCACATCCTCGTACAGCGAGTCGGTAGAGCAATTAACGACAACATACTCAACAAGCTTTGATGCTGATGGGTTTTACACGGAAGAAGAGATAAATTTAGCAGGCAACATATCAGGTGATTTTGCTGAAGTAAAGCATGGGTCTGTGAATCTTGGAACCGTGCAAAGAGGTGGTAGGAACACGTTCATGATTATCTCTCAAAACGAGATAAAAACTAGCAGAGACCTAGCTATTGAAGCAAACAGGCTGACACTCAGAACAGCCGCATCTTCCGCTAACGAAGGTTTTGATTTCGAGACGAGAGACTCTCCGCACCATGGTTTTATAAGTTCGGGTGACGTTGGTCTTAAATTTACCAATTCAGGCATCAACCAATTACAAGCCAGGCTTGCAAACGATAACACGTATGCCGAATTTGCCGCGGCTGACTTTAGAACACCATATGGAAAAGCTGACATCGTTGTAGACGAGAGCATTGGGGCCAACAGTGGGTATATCAGATATGACAACGGCTTGCAGATTTGTTGGGAAACAGACACTAGCTCAATTGAAACTTCTAGCAGTATTGGAGGTATAGCTTACACAAGCAAGTCTTTTACCTTCCCGAAATCATTCAGGTTTACACCAACAATATCAGATGCCTCCCGAAGAGACGCAGGGTTGATGTGGGGAGGTGTTAGAACCTTTAGCACCACAGGGTGTTCTGTATATGTGTTAGCCCCAAACACGGGAATAACAGGGTATCCAGGGTATGTTGCAATTGGGAGGTGGAAATAATGCAGGACATCAACAACGTCATTAAAAAGATAAACACTGGATGGGCAAATGATTTGTCTAATGCTAAAACAGGTTTAGCAGTGGCAGAGGAAAAAGCTGAAAGGCTAGAATCCGAAAACGCTAGACTGCAAGAGGAATTGAATAAACTTAAAAAGGAGATTGATAATAATGATGACGATTAATATCACGAGCGTCAATGTACGATATGCGGAGGGTGCTGCAGACAGTGTTCAGGTGCATTTCTCGGCCTATGACGATCAGCGGACGATTAACGTAAATGGCTACATCCCATTGACAGCTGCAGAGTATGAGGGTAATGAGTCATTGTCAGCTCTCGAGGGGCTTGTCCGGCAGGAAGTGTCGAGTAAGATTAAGGCTGCTTAAAATTTTCGGGGGATTTTAAAGGGAATTTTACCTTCTTATGGAAAGGGAAGATAAGGAGGTGATAATTGTGAGGGTATTATATTTTGCAAAGGCTGTCGCATACGTAGGATTAGCTTTATTTATATACGCTAAATTTATTGGCCCTGAGGGTCTCGCAGATGTTCTGAGAATAGATAATCCATCAGACGAGGGTTTGCGTATAGCAGGTATGCTATTACCTAAATATGTTATTATTTGGACCATTGTTACGGTAGTTTTAGAAGCAATCAGTAACTTCATAAGCTTCTTTGAAGGAAAAAAGAAATAATTGAAGAAGCAGGACTTTTGCCCATTCTTGTCGAAATGAGTAGATGAGAAAGGGGTGAAATGATGAAAAACTTCATTGTGACAATTAGATATGATAATGACCAAACAGATTCAATTACTGTATCCACTAATCTAAAACAAAACGCTGAAAGTAAAGTGGCATCGAAACAATGGGTTAAATGTGAAGAATCAGGAAGGTTCATAAACATGATGAAAGTAAAGTGGTTTCAGGTAGAAGAAATTAATTAATTATGAGCACTCCAAAAGGGGTGCTTTTTCTTATGTCGGAACGTTAGGGGGTCGAGGATGCCATCAAATGTAGACAGGGAAGTGGAGGACATGGAAAAGTTTATGTCGATACTCATGGATGTGAAGGTGTCGCTCGCTGAACAAAATGGAAAACTGGACAATCTTCTCGATATGAAAGAACAGATAAAAGAGACAGCAGAAATAGCAACCAATGCAGATTATAGGTCAACCACTAACAAAGAAGCCATAGACAAGATGAGCAAAGCCGTTAGAGAAAAAGCTTCAAAAGACGATGTTGAGAAGATTGTTAAACAACGAGAAAATACATTTAAAAATCTACCGTCATGGATAGCGTTAGCTATTTCCTTGGCGGTTTTTATTTTAACTTATTTAGGAGGTCAATAACATGGAAAACGAAGTTATGCAACAAACACTAATCTTTGCCACGATCATAGCACCGGTCGTGGCCGCGCTCGTAGAACTGGTCAAGAAAACGGTCAAGGTCAAAAAGAATTATCTGCCCGCAGTCAGTCTTTTGATCGGCTTGATCATCGGTATCCTTGCCTATCCGTTTACAGACATGGAGCTTGCTTTACGATTGTGGGCTGGCGGATTTGCGGGACTTGCCGGTACAGGTTTGTTTGAGTTGATTAAACAGCGGCAAGGAGTGAGTAAATAATGTCATTACTAATCATAGACGGTGGACACGGTGGCATGGATCCGGGCGGCGGTTCTAACAGTCATTTCAAAGAAAAAGATAAG contains:
- a CDS encoding holin, with the protein product MQQTLIFATIIAPVVAALVELVKKTVKVKKNYLPAVSLLIGLIIGILAYPFTDMELALRLWAGGFAGLAGTGLFELIKQRQGVSK